The segment GCCTTCATCACCCTACCGGGCGGCATCGGTACGCTGGAGGAATTGTTCGAGACCTGGACCTGGCAATATCTGCGCTTCCACGCCAAGCCGATTGCCGTGCTCGATAGCGATGGCTTCTACGCACCGCTACTCGAATTTCTGGATCGCACCGTCGAGGCTGGCTTCCTGGATGCTGACACCCGCGCCCGCTTGATCAGTGAACGCGAGATTACGTCGTTACTTGCGCGCCTGACACCCGAGGCCTGCATCCCGACTCCGTGATGGTCAGCGCCGGCATTCGTCACGAATCATCCATATACTGACTCGACACCGCTGGCGATATCGTTTCTGACAGACACAGCAGAGAGAGCATTCGTGTCGCCGCCAGCAGCAGCGACCCCTATATAGCGTGCACGCTTGTTGGCCGTGATCTTCTCTACGTCGACCATGACCAGCCCATCAATGCAGTAGCCGAAATCGGCATCGACACTGAAATCGAGGAAGCATGTGCCGCCTGGCTCAGTGACCTCAGCATACTGCTTGTAAAGCGTCGGCACGGTCACACCCATCGCATCCAACTGGGTGCGCAAACGTCGGAAATCACCGGCAGCATCCTGACCATCAAACAGATGGGCTGCCGCGTCCATCTCCCTGTCAGATGTCGAAGAGGTAACGGGCGCGCGCGCGCGCGCCAAGCCTTCATCATCCCCGTAGTAGTGACGGTAATAGCTGACAATCAATGCGCGCGCGGCTTCAGGATAACTATTGGAAAGCGTCACTGGGCCAAACAACCAGCGAATCTCGGGGTGACAACGCAAATAGGCGCCTAGCCCCTGCCAGAGATAATCAAGACTGCGCCGTCCCCAATAGCGCGGCTGCACGAAGCTACGTCCCAGTTCTAACCCTTCATCCATGCGCTCGAGTAGCGCTGGGGTGAAGCGGAACAGGCTCGGGCTATAGAGTCCCTTCTCGCCATGTGCAGCCAGAATCTGCCTCACCTCTCCAATGCGATACGCACCAGCAATCTCGAGATCAGCGTCATCCCATAGCACTAGATGGCGATAATGCGCATCGTAGCGATCAATATCGCGCCGCTGCCCCGTCCCCTCCCCCACACGGCGGAAGCTGATTTCACGCAGACGGCCAATCTCGCGCATGACACTGGAGCCGGGAAAGGCATCGAACAGATAGATCTTTTTACCGTCACGCGTCTCGCCCAATAGCTCACAGGGCGTGAGCTCTTCACGTAGTGCCTGCCGCTCCTCTGGATGGCCGATCGCCTTCTCGGTAATGAATAACCCTTGTTTTCCGCGTCCGATACGGTACAGATGCTTGCGTAGCAACCGTGTCTTGGCATTGGTGCTTAGGGCATCGCTATCAAGCCGTGCCAGCGGAATCAGCTCACCGATGCGAAGCGTGAGCTGGCGCGCACGCTGACGAAACATTTCATGCGCCAACAACGATGTACCAAGACCGCGATTCAGCAACGAGAGCGCATAGAACAGTGTCGAGTTACGCCCACTGACATGGATCGGCAATACCGGGGCGTTGGTCTTGCGTGCAAAGTGCAGGAAACCGGACAACCACTTGCCATCGCGAGGCCCCGTAGGACCCGCGCGCGAGACCTCTCCCGCAGGGAAGATGATCACCGCCTCTTCGTTCATCAGGGCATCACAGATCAGGCCACTACTCTTGCGATAACCGCGCCGACTGAGGTTATCCAGCGGCAGCAACAAGGGTGCCAGCGGCTCGACCTTCATCAGGATGTCGTTGGCGATGATCTTCACATCACGGCGGACTTCACCTACCAGCTTGAGGAGCGCCAGGCCATCAAGTGAGCCCAGCGGATGATTTGCCACGATGACCACGCGGCCATATGCCGGGATATTCTCACGCTCTCGCGAAGAAACGGTGTAGCCGAAGGAGAAGTGGTCCAGTACGCGATCAATGAAGTCAAAGCCACGTAGTTCGGAATGCTCGGCGAGAAAGGTATTGATCTCGCGTTCATGTACCAATCGACGTAGCAGCGCCAATGCCGGCTGGCGGATCAGCGGATGCCGCTGGGCAAAAGCTGGATACTTGGCGGCGATAACACGGGCAGTATCGATCATGCTCACTCCTCAGACCGCAGCGCGATGCGGAACTCTCTGTCTGTATCAAAGGGGCTTGATATCACGACAGGTTCACGCCATCTCATGACAGGCAAGTCACAGTCCGCGTACAGTCAGATGACAGTGAGTCCCATGATCACGACCGACAAGAAGGCAGCAGCCCTGCCAAGCCAAGGAGATAGCGAATGTTTGCGATAGCCGTCGAGAATGAGGCACTGGTCTGGCAGGAGTGCGAGGCACCTCAAGGTATTGCATCAGATGAGGTGCGCATCGAGGTCGCTTGGGCTGGTGTCAATCGCGCCGACCTGATGCAACGTGCTGGCCAATATCCGCCTCCTGAAGGTGCCAGCCAGATTCTAGGACTGGAAGTCAGCGGAACGATCCGTGAAGTCGGTCGCCATGTGGAGCGCTTCAAGGTCGGTGATCCAGTCTGCGCACTGCTGTCAGGTGGCGGTTATGCCGAAGAGGTGGTGGTCAACGAATTACAGGTGCTACCGGTACCGGAAGGTTATGGCCTACGCGAAGCAGCGGCCCTGCCGGAGATGTTTGCGACTGCTTGGCTGAACCTGTTCATCGAGGGCAATTTGAAGCGCGGGGAGCGAGTGCTGCTGCATGCCGGTGCCAGCGGTATCGGTACGACCGCTATCCAGCTATGCGGACTGTTCGGGCATCCCTGCTTCGTCACCGTCGGTAGCAAGGAAAAGCTGGAGACCTGCCTGCGACTAGGGGCAGATGCTGGCTGGAATCGTCACGATGGCAGCTTTGTCGATGCGGTGAACGAATGGGGTGGCGCTGACATGATCCTCGATCCCGTCGGCGGTGGCTATCTGGCCGGCAATCAGCAAGTACTGAACCAGGATGGCCGCATGGTGCTGATCGGCCTGATGGGCGGGCGCATGGATGAACTGGATCTGGGACGCATGCTGATGAAACGCCAGCGATTGATCGGCTCGACACTGCGTTCTCGCTCGCCCAAAGGCAAGGGCATGGTGCTGGATGCGCTCTACGTACATGTCTGGCCGCGTCTCGCACGTGGCGAGCTGCGCCCGCATATCGATCGTAGCTGGCCAATTCAAGAGGCAGACGCCGCCCATGCCTATATCCAGGAAAACGCCAGTACCGGCAAGGTACTGCTGGCCATCACCGGTACCTGAGACGACGTTCCAGACGGTATGAAATACTGCCTGTGAAACCACAAAAAAGGGCTGCCTCTCTCGCAAGAGAAATAGGCAGCCCTTTTTTGGCTTCTGACCCTCAGAACACACCACTATCAATGTGCAATGATGAAAGCATGGCGGCTACTCGCGATCGATATGCTGAGCCCGTTGCCATGTCAACTGCAACAAGCGCGCATCGTCGCCAGCACGATGACGCTGGATCCCGCCCTCGGTGATCACCGCCTCTTTGAGATCCGCCCAGACATTGAGCTGATCTTCATCAAGCAAGCGCCGCAGCGCTTCCAACCGAAAACGCGGCAACATACCGGCATGATAGAAGAGCAACGATAGCCAAGTATTGTCATAGCCCCAGCTGTCGCTATAAGCGAGACGCGTTTCACTCAACTCATCATTGACCCACTGTGCTACCTCACGCACGGGCCGTCCTTCTCGTGCCAGTCGAGCACGTGAAATGCCGTGCAGCAGCTCCGCCTTGGGATCCCAGTGGACCCACTCATCCAGTGGCTGGATAAGAAAGGCGCAACTACTACCGTCGGCACGCGCCAAGCCGATCTCGATCGGATAGCTGCCGCGGCCAAAGCCGGAGGCTTCAATATCGAGCAGAATAGGCAGCGTCACACAGATCTCCCAAGGTGTCTCAGGCAGGCAAGGCCCGGGCGAGAAGAGGTTGAATGTCTTCAGGTTACGGGAATTGCCCCCCGCTTGGCGAGTCCTGCACGCCTACCGATGAACGTCGATGTTCACGTGACGGCAAGAGACAACAACGCCCTCGCAAGGAGGGCGTTGTTGAGAGAGGCTTGAAGTACCGCCGCATCAGGCGAATCACCCTTAGTGCAGTTCAGCGTCACTGCCAGTACGCGCGTGGGCTTCCCACTGTTCAGCCTTGTGCGGACAGACCGACAGTCCCAGCGAGCCTTCACGGTAAGCATGCGCCAGGCGCTGGGCGGCGAGTGCATGATGGCACTCCGCAGCACGCGCATACCAGGTCACAGCCTTGGCCGGATCACTCTGGTACTGGGCACAACCGTGCTCGTAGATACATGCAGCCTGATACTGGGCGTGCACGTCGCCCGCCTGGGCGGCCTTGATGACGAATCGTGCGCCCTTGGCCTTTTCCTGCGCGGAATTGCCACGCTGGAAAAGCATGTGACCGTACAATGACAGCGCGCCGGTGTGACCGGCATTCGCGCAGTGATTGAACAGACGCATGGTCAGACGATGCTTCTGCTGAGAGCCGGAAAGCCAGGAGGCGTGGAACAGACGCTCCGCCAGGCGGTATTTCAGTCCGGTCATCAGGGTTTGGGCCTGCGGCATGACGAGTAACCTTGAAACTGATAAGAGGGGTGACGCCGTATGTAACTCGATCCTGAGTCTGCGACGCTGTTCTCCTTGCCACCGCGGTCAGTTTACCCTTGCGGGCGGTCTCGAAAGACTGCTCCCCTGACGGCGGGGCGCCAAGCATACGCGCGCAATCGGAGGGACTCAACCCTGCCTTGTGGGTTTTTATTACACTGCTAATATGTGCGCCGTCCCCCGAGCGAAATTGCCGACGGGTTCCTCACGAAACCGGCGCCCGATACTCGCTCTTCCCTGCATTTCCAGACATCCATTCGATAGGTGAATTCCGCATGCAACGTAGAGCTCTCGGCCGTACCGGCATTGACGTCAGCCTGCTATGCCTTGGCACCATGACCTTTGGCGAGCAGAACAACGAAGCCGATGCACATCAACAGCTTGATCGCGCGCTCGAGGCCGGTATCGACTTCATCGACACCGCCGAAATGTACCCGGTCCCCCCAAACGGAGAAACCCAGGGTCGCACCGAGCAGTACATCGGCAGCTGGCTGGCAGCTCGCGGCAATCGTGATCAGGTAAAGATTGCCACCAAGGTGACAGGCCCGGGCATGGACTATCTGCGTGGCGGCTCTCGCCTGACGCGTGAACAGATTCTCGCCGCCTGCGATGACAACCTGCGTCGCCTCGGTACCGACTATATCGACCTCTATCAATTGCATTGGCCGGACCGCAAGACCAACTTCTTCGGCAAGCTGGGCTATCAGGCAGTTGAAGACGAAGACATGACCCCGCTGGAAGAAAGCCTTTCAGCACTCGGCGAACTGGTCACTGCTGGCAAGATTCGCGCCGTTGGCCTCTCCAACGAGACGCCGTGGGGCGTGATGCAGTGCCTGAATCTGGCCGAGCGCTTGAATCTTCCGCGCGTCGCCAGCGTTCAGAACCCCTACAACCTGGTCAACCGCAGCTTTGAGGTAGGCCTGGCAGAGTTCGCACACCGTGAAGATGTTGGCCTGCTTGCCTATTCCCCGCTGGCCTTCGGCACCCTGTCTGGCAAGTATCTGGATGGCGCGCGCCCGGAAGGCGCTCGCTTGACACTGTTCGAGCGTTTTCAGCGCTATAACGCTGAACCGGCTCAGCACGTCATCGCCTGTTACGTGGATATCGCGCGTCGTCACGGCCTGAATCCGGCCCAGATGGCGCTCGCCTTCGTGAATACGCGCCCCTTCCTGACCAGCAACATCATCGGTGCCACCACCATGCTGCAGCTGGAAAGCAACATCAAAAGCCTTGAGGTCGAGCTGAGCGATGAAGTGCTGGCCGAGATCGAGATGATCCACAACACCGCACCCAATCCCTGCCCCTGATCACGCTTCATCCCGTTGGCGTCTGCTCAAACGTGGGCTCTGATCGCTCCAGAGCACTCGCGCGACAACTCCTCCCACAGCATCGCACGCTCACAGGCCGGCCAGCACGCGCGGCCTGTGAGCGTTCAAGGAATGCACAATGAATCCCACTGAACTGAGCATGGTTCTGATGGCAGTGGCCGCCGGTGCCATGATGCCGATTCAGGCAGGCGTCAACTCCACGCTAGCTCTGCAGACTCACAGCTCGATCATGGCGGCCATGGTCAGCTTCGTGATCGGCTCCATAGCACTGATAGGCATCGTGATGGCCATGCGGCTACCAATGCCGGCTATCGGTGCATTGAAGGCGGCGCCATGGTGGAGCTGGACTGGCGGCCTGCTAGGCGCCTTCTTCGTCGCAGCGAGCGTGATCCTCGTTCCCAAACTGGGTGCTGCGACCATGATGGCGACCTTCCTGGCCGGTCAGCTGACGGCCTCCGTAGTACTGGACCACTTCGGCTGGGCAACCTTCCCGCAGCATGATCTATCGCCAGGTCGCGTAGCAGGGGTGCTGCTGCTGTTCGCTGGCGTATACCTGATACGGCGATACTGACTGTACCGTCTGATGCACATCCCATGCATGCCCTATGGCCCCGATAGTTCCACTGGACTCGGGGCCTTCTTGTCGCCCTGATATACTGAATCTTTCCCCGTCAGGAGGTCTTCATGCTGAGTGTGATTTCGCCCGCCAAGTCGCTGGACTTCGATAGCGCCCCCGTCACGTCACGTCATACCCAACCGGACTTTCTGGAGCAAGCACAGCCACTGATCGATATCCTGCGTGATCAGTCGCCGCAGGATATCGCCAGCCTGATGAAGCTGTCCGACAAGCTGGCTGGCCTCAATGCAGCACGCTTTCAGGAATGGCAGACACCTTTCTCGCCCGATAATGCCAAGCAGGCAGTGCTCGCCTTTCAGGGAGATGTCTATCAGGGCATGGCAGCTGATACTTTCAGTGAGGCTGAATTCGAGCGCGCACAGCGAAAACTGAGAATACTCTCCGGTCTGTACGGCCTGTTGCGTCCACTTGACTTGATTCAGCCTTATCGATTGGAAATGGGCACACGACTGAGCAACCCGGCGGGCAAGGACTTGTACGCTTACTGGCGCAAGACACTGACCCCAGCGCTCGAACAGGCCGTGGAAGACAGTGGGTCATCGGTCCTCGTCAATCTAGCCTCCAACGAGTACTTCAAGGCCATTGATGGCAAGGCCTTCCGTCATCGTATCGTTACACCTGTCTTCAAGGACGAGAAGAATGGGCAATCCAAGATCATCAGCTTCTATGCCAAGAAAGCACGCGGCATGATGAGCGCCTGGATGCTTCAGGAAGATATCGATACTCCAGAGACCCTCAAGGACTTTGATGTCGCAGGCTATCGCTTCGACAATGCTGCCTCCGAGGCAGATACGTTCGTCTTCACTCGCAGTGAGTCCGATGCAGCGCGCGCCTGAGCGCTCTTGAGAACTAGTCACCCAGACTTGGGAAGTTCAAGATTTCACTGGCGCGCGGTTTGAGGTAACGGTGGTGTATATCGTCGAACATGGCGTGATCAGCACGTCCCAGCCACTCATATGCGACCATCTCGGCACTGACGATACTGGCGCCTGCCGCCTCGCAGCGCGCCACTCCCAACGCTGCCTCGTGTGGGCGGCGACTGGCGATCCCATCGGCCACCAGCGCTACGCGATAGCCTGCCCCACATAACGACAGCACTGTTTGCATCACGCAGATATGAGCTTCAGCACCACAGACCACCAACTGATCACAGCCGCTTGCGGCAAGTGCCTCCCTGAAATCAGGCGCTTCAAAGGCACTAAAGCTACGCTTGGTAAAACACCGGCTCCTCTGACTCAGCATGTGCGTCAGAGGAGCACCCTCGCCCAATTTATCAGGGCAATGTTCGGTCAGCCATACCGGAATTTCCAGCGTCTCGGCTATCCCGCCCAGCCAAATCGCTGAGTTGATAGCCTCTGTTCCCCCACTCAATACCGGCATCAGGCGTGTCTGAAAATCAATCAGCAGCAGCAGCGAACGTCGTGCCATCAGATGTAGAGAATTTTCGTCGTCCATTGATCCTCCCTCAGCGGTTCCAAGGCTAGAATGGGCTTCCACTTACACGCTAGCGCATTCAAGGAGATACCACATGCGCCATCTGTTCATTATGCTGATGGTCGGCCTACTCGGCTTCGGGCTAAGTGTCGAACACGCAGAAGCCAAACGCTTTGGCGGCGGCAAGAGTTTTGGTAGCTATTCACGTTCTGCCGATAGCGGAAAATCCTCCAGCTCGCTATTCGGCAGCAACAAGACGACCAGCGGTACAACCACGAAATCCAAGCCCTCCAGCGGTTTATCCAAGTTCGCAGGGCCCATGGCAGGGCTGCTTGCTGGTGGCCTCCTGGCTTCATTGTTTTTCGGTGGTGCCTTTGACGGTCTACGCATGACAGACTTCCTGATCATCGCGGCAATCGCCTTCGTAGCCTTCAAATTCCTCAGAGCGTCCAAGAAAGCGACAATGCCGAGTGGCGGGCCAGCAGGTCAGCGCTCACAGCACGATGACCAGCCACGCAATACGCAGTCGCGTGAGCAACATGAACACGGCGAATCATTGGCGCCTGCTGGTGGTATCGGTGCAGGTCTCACTGACGATAAGCCCACCGGCGAGCCAGCATGGTTCAACAAGGAGCAGTTCCTCGGCGGAGCCAAGGAGCACTTCATGACCCTGCAGCGTGCTTGGGATAACAATGATTTACCGCGCATACAGGAGTATGTGACACCCGCACTCTACAACCTGCTGCGCGAAGAGCGTGCCAAGCAGCCAGCCAACAACCGCACCGAGATCATGCGCCTCTTTGCTGAACTGGGCAGTGTGCAGGAAGTCGGCCAGCAAGCCGAAGCCACAGTTCTGTTCCACGGCGTGCTCGACGAGAACGGTGAGCAGAATGAGTTCAATGAAACCTGGCACCTCATCCGCGAGCTACGCGATGGTGCCGACTGGTACATCCAGGGTATCGAGCAGAATCATTAAGTAACACGTAGACTGATAGAGGGTAGGCCGGCGGCTGGATGAGCAATCATCTAGCCGCTTTTTTATGCATTGCCAGCATCCACTGCTCTGCTTTTCACCCGTCGCGTAAAGGAGTCAACCAGTACTGAGTACTGATGATGACAGGAGGTCATTGTCTGACAGCGTCGGAGACATGAAGCTTTCAGGCATAAAAAAACCGGCCACTGGGGAAGTGGCCGGCGGATAGGCTGCTCGACTGCAAGGCAGGAGCGCCGTATCTCAAAAGTCTGCTGATGGGATAGCACAGACAAGTTTCTAAGCAAGGGAACGTCGAAACTCACATACTCAGATACCGCCATACGCTATTGGTTCACCCTAATTTAAAAAAACTTGCGCAACCTTGCAGTGCAGAATGCTGGACACTGAAAACTCGGGTCATATTTCAGTCGCCCCCTCTGATTGAAAGTTACAGAAGATAATTTAACCTACTGATATTTATGATATTTTTACGCGATTATCTCAGGAACTCCTATGGTGTTGTGACAATAGCTCGATACAGTCAAGGTCCTGAACATCTCAATCACTCGGACTGACACATCACACTCCGCAGACTGCTCAATTTTCCGAGTAGGTTTCGCCAGCAGATCGACCCAAGGGTATTCGTTACTCTACATTGCCCGATGAAAGAAACTTATGCACAACCACTCATCTATTCCTGCAAATGCATCATCAATTTCTATAAATGCACAACGCCCCTGTCGCGGTGGCAACAGGGGCGTTTGAGAGATATTGCTTCAGATATTTTCTGTATGTTTTTCTGCGCACATAGAGAACCGCCCCTGTAGCAAGGCTACAGGGGCGGTTCAGTATAAGTGCCTGACGATGACCTACTCTCACATGGAGAAACTCCACACTACCATCGGCGCTAAGCGGTTTCACTTCCGAGTTCGGCATGGGATCGGGTGGTTCACGCTCGCTATGGTCGTCAGGCGAAACGGTGGCACCTTGCGGTACCTGAGTCTCAAGGCTTTTGGGCCTCGTGACTCGCAATATGAATCATGCTGAACGCTATGTCGGAGCTGTCTGACGCACACTGTCGTGTGTCGTAATCCCGGCGGTTCGCCGAAGCAAACCCCTTGGGTGTTATATGGTCAAGCCTCACGGGCAATTAGTACTGGTTAGCTCAACACATTGCTGTGCTTCCACACCCAGCCTATCAACCTTGTAGTCTTCAAGGGCCCTTCAGGAGGCGCAAGGCCTCAGGGAAGTCTCATCTTGAAGGGGGCTTCCCGCTTAGATGCTTTCAGCGGTTATCCCGTCCGAACGTAGCTACCGGGCAATGCCACTGGCGTGACAACCCGAACACCAGAGGTTCGTCCACTCCGGTCCTCTCGTACTAGGAGCAGCTCTTCTCAAACTTCCGACGCCCACGGCAGATAGGGACCGAACTGTCTCACGACGTTCTAAACCCAGCTCGCGTACCACTTTAAATGGCGAACAGCCATACCCTTGGGACCGACTTCAGCCCCAGGATGTGATGAGCCGACATCGAGGTGCCAAACACCGCCGTCGATGTGAACTCTTGGGCGGTATCAGCCTGTTATCCCCGGAGTACCTTTTATCCGTTGAGCGATGGCCCTTCCATACAGAACCACCGGATCACTAGAACCTACTTTCGTACCTGCTCGACGTGTCTGTCTCGCAGTCAAGCACCCTTATGCTCTTGCACTCAATGCACGATTTCCAACCGTGCTGAGGGTACCTTCGTGCTCCTCCGTTACTCTTTAGGAGGAGACCGCCCCAGTCAAACTACCCACCATACACTGTCCTCGATCCAGATAATGGACCTGAGTTAGAACGCCAATGATGTCAGGCTGGTATTTCAAGGTTGGCTCCACCTGAGCTAGCGCCCAGGTTTCCAAGCCTCCCAGCTATCCTACACAGACAACATCAGCATCCAGTGTAAAGCTATAGTAAAGGTTCACGGGGTCTTTCCGTCTAGCCGCGGGTACACAGCATCTTCACTGCGATTTCAATTTCACTGAGTCTCGGGTGGAGACAGCGTGGCCATCATTACGCCATTCGTGCAGGTCGGAACTTACCCGACAAGGAATTTCGCTACCTTAGGACCGTTATAGTTACGGCCGCCGTTTACCGGGGCTTCGATCAAGAGCTTCGGACGAATCCTAACCCCATCAATTAACCTTCCGGCACCGGGCAGGCGTCACACCCTATACGTCCGCTTGCGCGTTTGCAGAGTGCTGTGTTTTTAATAAACAGTTGCAGCCACCTGGTATCTTCGACCGGTAAGAGCTTACGGAGCAAGTCCTTCACTCAAACCGGTGCACCTTCTCCCGAAGTTACGGTGCCATTTTGCCTAGTTCCTTCACCCGAGTTCTCTCAAGCGCCTTGGTATTCTCTACCTGACCACCTGTGTCGGTTTGGGGTACGGTCGCATATGATCTGAAGCTTAGAGGCTTTTCCTGGAAGCGTGGCATCGGCAACTTCCTGACCGTAGTCAGTTCGTCTCGCATCTCGACCTCAGAGGAACCGGATTTGCCTGATTCCTCGGCCTACATGCTTTCACCAGGACAACCAACGCCTGGCTCACCTAGCCTTCTTCGTCCCCCCATCGCAACCATATCCGGTACGGGAATATTAACCCGTTTCCCATCGACTACGCGTTTCCGCCTCGCCTTAGGGGCCGACTCACTCTGCTCCGATTAACGTAGAACAGAAAACCTTGGTCTTCCGGCGGGGGAGTTTTTCACTCCCCTTATCGTTACTCATGTCAGCATTCGCACTCGTGATACCTCCAGCAGACTTCTCAATCCACCTTCATTGGCTTACACGACGCTCCTCTACCGCTCATCCATAAGGATGAACCCGTAGCTTCGGTACCTGATTTAGCCCCGTTATATCTTCCGCGCAGGCCGACTCGACTAGTGAGCTATTACGCTTTCTTTAAAGGATGGCTGCTTCTAAGCCAACCTCCTAGCTGTCTGAGCCTTCCCACATCGTTTCCCACTTAATCAGGATTTTGGGACCTTAGCTGACGGTCTGGGTTGTTTCCCTTTTCACAACGGACGTTAGCACCCGCTGTGTGTCTCCCACACTGCATTCATCGGTATTCGGAGTTTGCGTCGGGTTGGTAAGTCGGGATGACCCCCTAGCCGAAACAGTGCTCTACCCCCGATGATGATATGTGAGGCGCTACCTAAATAGCTTTCGAGGAGAACCAGCTATCTCCGGGCTTGATTAGCCTTTCACTCCGATCCACAGCTCATCCCAGCATTTTTCAACATACTTGGGTTCGGGCCTCCAATTGATGTTACTCAATCTTCACCCTGGCCATGGATAGATCGCCCGGTTTCGGGTCTATACCCTGCGACTGGTCGCCCAGTTAAGACTCGCTTTCGCTACGCCTCCCCTAATCGGTTAAGCTCGCCACAGAATATAAGTCGCTGACCCATTATACAAAAGGTACGCGGTCACAGAACAAGTCTGCTCCCACTGCTTGTACGCATACGGTTTCAGGATCTATTTCACTCCCCTCGCCGGGGTTCTTTTCGCCTTTCCCTCACGGTACTGGTTCACTATCGGTCAGCCAGGAGTATTTAGCCTTGGAGGATGGTCCCCCCATGTTCAGTCAAGGTTTCTCGTGCCCCGACCTACTCGATTTCACGATACTCAGACTTCGACTACGGGACTATCACCCTGTATCGTCAGGCTTCCCAGCCTGTTCGTCTGTCAGTTGTATCGCTTAAGGGCTGGTCCCCGTTCGCTCGCCGCTACTTGGGGAATCTCGGTTGATTTCTTTTCCTCCGGGTACTTAGATGTTTCAGTTCCCCGGGTTTGCCTCTATAGGTTATGTATTGGCCTATAGATACTCACCTGATGGTGAGTGGGTTTCCCCATTCGGAAATCGTTGGGTCGCAGGGTATTTGCCACCTCGCCAACGCTTATCGCAGGCTATCACGTCCTTCATCGCCTCTGGCTGCCAAGGCATCCACCGTATGCGCTTAATCGCTTGACCATATAACCCCAAGGGGTCTGTCAAGGATTACGAATTGTCGGACAACTCCGACATATCGTTTGATGGACATATGCTTGGCGCACATATCCATCGTCAGCATGATTCACATTGTTAAAGAGCGGCTGTTCAGTGAACAGTGAGAAGCGCACTCGTAGGAGCGCGCTTGCCACTGCCGGCTAAGCCAGCAATAAGATCAGGTAATTCGTTGTGAGCACTTGCCGCGAGCGATAAACAGTGTCGATAAGGAGGTGATCCAGCCGCAGGTTCCCCTACGGCTACCTTGTTACGACTTCACCCCAGTCATGAACCACACCGTGGTGATCGCCCTCCCGAAGGTTAGGCTAACCACTTCTGGTGCAGTCCACTCCCATGGTGTGACGGGCGGTGTGTACAAGGCCCGGGAACGTATTCACCGTGGCATTCTGATCCACGATTACTAGCGATTCCGACTTCATGGAGTCGAGTTGCAGACTCCAATCCGGACTGAGGCAAGCTTTATGGGATTGGCTCCACGTCGCCGTATTGCAACCCTTTGTACTTGCCATTGTAGCACGTGTGTAGCCCTACCCGTAAGGGCCATGATGACTTGACGTCGTCCCCACCTTCCTCCGGTTTGTCACCGGCAGTCTCCTTAGAGTTCCCGACATTACTCGCTGGCAAATAAGGATAGGGGTTGCGCTCGTTACGGGACTTAACCCAACATTTCACAACACGAGCTGACGACAGCCATGCAGCACCTGTCTCAGAGTTCCCGAAGGCACCAATCCATCTCTGGAAAGTCCTCTGGATGTCAAGGGTAG is part of the Cobetia sp. L2A1 genome and harbors:
- the yaaA gene encoding peroxide stress protein YaaA, whose protein sequence is MLSVISPAKSLDFDSAPVTSRHTQPDFLEQAQPLIDILRDQSPQDIASLMKLSDKLAGLNAARFQEWQTPFSPDNAKQAVLAFQGDVYQGMAADTFSEAEFERAQRKLRILSGLYGLLRPLDLIQPYRLEMGTRLSNPAGKDLYAYWRKTLTPALEQAVEDSGSSVLVNLASNEYFKAIDGKAFRHRIVTPVFKDEKNGQSKIISFYAKKARGMMSAWMLQEDIDTPETLKDFDVAGYRFDNAASEADTFVFTRSESDAARA
- a CDS encoding NAD(P)H-quinone oxidoreductase, producing MFAIAVENEALVWQECEAPQGIASDEVRIEVAWAGVNRADLMQRAGQYPPPEGASQILGLEVSGTIREVGRHVERFKVGDPVCALLSGGGYAEEVVVNELQVLPVPEGYGLREAAALPEMFATAWLNLFIEGNLKRGERVLLHAGASGIGTTAIQLCGLFGHPCFVTVGSKEKLETCLRLGADAGWNRHDGSFVDAVNEWGGADMILDPVGGGYLAGNQQVLNQDGRMVLIGLMGGRMDELDLGRMLMKRQRLIGSTLRSRSPKGKGMVLDALYVHVWPRLARGELRPHIDRSWPIQEADAAHAYIQENASTGKVLLAITGT
- a CDS encoding tetratricopeptide repeat protein, with protein sequence MPQAQTLMTGLKYRLAERLFHASWLSGSQQKHRLTMRLFNHCANAGHTGALSLYGHMLFQRGNSAQEKAKGARFVIKAAQAGDVHAQYQAACIYEHGCAQYQSDPAKAVTWYARAAECHHALAAQRLAHAYREGSLGLSVCPHKAEQWEAHARTGSDAELH
- a CDS encoding DMT family transporter: MNPTELSMVLMAVAAGAMMPIQAGVNSTLALQTHSSIMAAMVSFVIGSIALIGIVMAMRLPMPAIGALKAAPWWSWTGGLLGAFFVAASVILVPKLGAATMMATFLAGQLTASVVLDHFGWATFPQHDLSPGRVAGVLLLFAGVYLIRRY
- a CDS encoding NADP(H)-dependent aldo-keto reductase — its product is MQRRALGRTGIDVSLLCLGTMTFGEQNNEADAHQQLDRALEAGIDFIDTAEMYPVPPNGETQGRTEQYIGSWLAARGNRDQVKIATKVTGPGMDYLRGGSRLTREQILAACDDNLRRLGTDYIDLYQLHWPDRKTNFFGKLGYQAVEDEDMTPLEESLSALGELVTAGKIRAVGLSNETPWGVMQCLNLAERLNLPRVASVQNPYNLVNRSFEVGLAEFAHREDVGLLAYSPLAFGTLSGKYLDGARPEGARLTLFERFQRYNAEPAQHVIACYVDIARRHGLNPAQMALAFVNTRPFLTSNIIGATTMLQLESNIKSLEVELSDEVLAEIEMIHNTAPNPCP
- a CDS encoding GNAT family N-acyltransferase, which translates into the protein MIDTARVIAAKYPAFAQRHPLIRQPALALLRRLVHEREINTFLAEHSELRGFDFIDRVLDHFSFGYTVSSRERENIPAYGRVVIVANHPLGSLDGLALLKLVGEVRRDVKIIANDILMKVEPLAPLLLPLDNLSRRGYRKSSGLICDALMNEEAVIIFPAGEVSRAGPTGPRDGKWLSGFLHFARKTNAPVLPIHVSGRNSTLFYALSLLNRGLGTSLLAHEMFRQRARQLTLRIGELIPLARLDSDALSTNAKTRLLRKHLYRIGRGKQGLFITEKAIGHPEERQALREELTPCELLGETRDGKKIYLFDAFPGSSVMREIGRLREISFRRVGEGTGQRRDIDRYDAHYRHLVLWDDADLEIAGAYRIGEVRQILAAHGEKGLYSPSLFRFTPALLERMDEGLELGRSFVQPRYWGRRSLDYLWQGLGAYLRCHPEIRWLFGPVTLSNSYPEAARALIVSYYRHYYGDDEGLARARAPVTSSTSDREMDAAAHLFDGQDAAGDFRRLRTQLDAMGVTVPTLYKQYAEVTEPGGTCFLDFSVDADFGYCIDGLVMVDVEKITANKRARYIGVAAAGGDTNALSAVSVRNDIASGVESVYG